In Spinacia oleracea cultivar Varoflay chromosome 5, BTI_SOV_V1, whole genome shotgun sequence, a single window of DNA contains:
- the LOC110797042 gene encoding protein MICRORCHIDIA 6 isoform X2, which translates to MGEIGMNCVKSESEGNSSLIQHEEFHMPYLVNPGLDVQPSVDDTIFSASPICPAPLCRQFWKAGNYDDEFVPKPRDQYKSNYLHVHPKFLHSNATSHKWAFGAIAELIDNAIDEVQNGASSVIVDKVSNPRDGSPYLLIQDDGGGMDPEAIRRCMSFGFSDKKSTSAIGRYGNGFKTSTMRLGADVIVFSRHANNRTTTQSIGLLSYTYLSLNGLDRIVVPMVDYEYNKSTDTFVPLPHHHKEQFQTSKSIILQWSPYRNEVDLMKQFDDIGPHGTKVIVFNLWFTDDETLEFEFESDPEDVCLQGSNNFKNINGKNLTSEVHIGIRYRYSLRVYLSILYLRVPQNFKIILRGKVVEHHSVASDLKYPEIILYRPHTGGTKEEVLATIGFLKEAPQVNIHGFCVYHKNRLILPYWQVLSYDRSRGRGVVGVLEANFIEPTHNKQDFERTSLFQKLEARLKDMAWEYWDCHCGLIGYQIKKPIRAPVSSLDSADAHPSFSRNEPLDTNTSLNFARVPVHRDDHVVNLRADSVFQNDQSSIQQRVKRTKEDVLLALGNGIMQPASQAARPRNDKGALVLMQENKKLVAKCLEHEKVEEELNYKVSWLKGELELAQHEYERMLIVLQSLEFVKPED; encoded by the exons ATGGGAGAAATTGGTATGAATTGTGTGAAGTCTGAATCAGAAGGAAATAGCTCTTTAATTCAACACGAAGAATTCCACATGCCCTATCTGGTTAATCCAGGGTTGGACGTCCAACCTTCAGTTGATGATACAATTTTCTCTGCATCACCAATATGCCCGGCACCACTCTGCCGGCAATTCTGGAAAGCTGGAAACTATGATGACGAGTTTGTCCCTAAGCCGCGTGACCAAT ACAAAAGTAACTATTTGCATGTTCATCCCAAATTCCTTCATTCAAATGCCACTTCTCATAAGTGGGCTTTTGGAG CTATTGCCGAACTTATTGACAATGCAATTGATGAG GTACAAAATGGAGCCTCTTCTGTCATTGTTGATAAAGTCTCAAATCCAAGAGATGGGAGCCCATATTTGCTCATTCAAG ATGATGGAGGCGGAATGGATCCTGAGGCAATTCGACGCTGTATGAGTTTTGGATTTTCTGACAAGAAATCCACATCTGCAATTGGAAGAT ATGGAAATGGATTCAAGACCAGCACGATGAGACTTGGAGCTGATGTTATAGTCTTTAGTCGTCATGCAAACAATAG GACAACGACTCAAAGCATTGGTCTTCTTTCCTATACATACCTGTCTTTAAATGGCCTAGACAGGATAGTAGTACCTATG GTTGATTATGAGTACAACAAGTCAACTGACACCTTCGTACCTCTACCTCATCACCACAAAGAGCAATTTCAGACGAGTAAGTCCATCATCTTGCAATGGTCGCCGTATCGCAATGAGGTGGATCTTATGAAGCAG TTTGATGACATTGGACCGCATGGAACtaaagttattgttttcaaTTTATGGTTTACTGATGATGAGACGTTGGAGTTTGAATTCGAAAGTGATCCTGAG GATGTTTGCCTACAAGGTTCTAATAATTTTAAGAACATAAATGGGAAAAACTTAACAAGTGAAGTGCACATCGGCATCCGATACCGTTATTCCCTCCGA GTATACTTGTCCATTTTATACTTGCGAGTTCCACAGAATTTCAAAATCATACTGCGTGGAAAAGTTGTGGAGCATCACAGTGTAGCAAGTGATCTCAAATATCCAGAGATCATCTTGTACAGACCTCACACTGGGGGCACTAAGGAG GAAGTATTAGCAACAATAGGCTTTCTTAAGGAAGCTCCTCAAGTCAACATCCATGGCTTCTGTGTCTATCATAAAAACCGTCTTATACTG CCATATTGGCAGGTTTTAAGCTATGATAGGAGTAGAGGAAGAGGTGTGGTAG GGGTCTTGGAAGCCAACTTTATAGAGCCTACTCATAACAAGCAAGATTTTGAGAGGACTTCCCTCTTTCAAAAGCTTGAAGCTCGATTGAAGGACATGGCTTGGGAATATTG GGATTGTCACTGTGGACTTATTGGCTATCAGATTAAAAAACCAATTCGAGCACCCGTATCTTCCCTAGACTCAGCTGACGCGCATCCAAGTTTTTCTAGAAATGAACCTCTTGACACAAATACAAGTTTGAATTTTGCTCGAGTACCTGTTCATCGGGATGATCACGTGGTTAATTTGCGTGCTGATTCTGTATTTCAAAATGATCAAAGCAGCATTCAACAAC GTGTCAAGAGGACAAAAGAAGATGTTTTGCTTGCTCTTGGAAACGGAATAATGCAG CCTGCCTCTCAGGCTGCCAGGCCGAGGAATGACAAGGGAGCTCTGGTGTTGATGCAGGAAAATAAAAAGCTTGTTGCAAA
- the LOC110797042 gene encoding protein MICRORCHIDIA 6 isoform X1, whose product MGEIGMNCVKSESEGNSSLIQHEEFHMPYLVNPGLDVQPSVDDTIFSASPICPAPLCRQFWKAGNYDDEFVPKPRDQYKSNYLHVHPKFLHSNATSHKWAFGAIAELIDNAIDEVQNGASSVIVDKVSNPRDGSPYLLIQDDGGGMDPEAIRRCMSFGFSDKKSTSAIGRYGNGFKTSTMRLGADVIVFSRHANNRTTTQSIGLLSYTYLSLNGLDRIVVPMVDYEYNKSTDTFVPLPHHHKEQFQTSKSIILQWSPYRNEVDLMKQFDDIGPHGTKVIVFNLWFTDDETLEFEFESDPEDVCLQGSNNFKNINGKNLTSEVHIGIRYRYSLRVYLSILYLRVPQNFKIILRGKVVEHHSVASDLKYPEIILYRPHTGGTKEEVLATIGFLKEAPQVNIHGFCVYHKNRLILPYWQVLSYDRSRGRGVVGVLEANFIEPTHNKQDFERTSLFQKLEARLKDMAWEYWDCHCGLIGYQIKKPIRAPVSSLDSADAHPSFSRNEPLDTNTSLNFARVPVHRDDHVVNLRADSVFQNDQSSIQQRGVKRTKEDVLLALGNGIMQPASQAARPRNDKGALVLMQENKKLVAKCLEHEKVEEELNYKVSWLKGELELAQHEYERMLIVLQSLEFVKPED is encoded by the exons ATGGGAGAAATTGGTATGAATTGTGTGAAGTCTGAATCAGAAGGAAATAGCTCTTTAATTCAACACGAAGAATTCCACATGCCCTATCTGGTTAATCCAGGGTTGGACGTCCAACCTTCAGTTGATGATACAATTTTCTCTGCATCACCAATATGCCCGGCACCACTCTGCCGGCAATTCTGGAAAGCTGGAAACTATGATGACGAGTTTGTCCCTAAGCCGCGTGACCAAT ACAAAAGTAACTATTTGCATGTTCATCCCAAATTCCTTCATTCAAATGCCACTTCTCATAAGTGGGCTTTTGGAG CTATTGCCGAACTTATTGACAATGCAATTGATGAG GTACAAAATGGAGCCTCTTCTGTCATTGTTGATAAAGTCTCAAATCCAAGAGATGGGAGCCCATATTTGCTCATTCAAG ATGATGGAGGCGGAATGGATCCTGAGGCAATTCGACGCTGTATGAGTTTTGGATTTTCTGACAAGAAATCCACATCTGCAATTGGAAGAT ATGGAAATGGATTCAAGACCAGCACGATGAGACTTGGAGCTGATGTTATAGTCTTTAGTCGTCATGCAAACAATAG GACAACGACTCAAAGCATTGGTCTTCTTTCCTATACATACCTGTCTTTAAATGGCCTAGACAGGATAGTAGTACCTATG GTTGATTATGAGTACAACAAGTCAACTGACACCTTCGTACCTCTACCTCATCACCACAAAGAGCAATTTCAGACGAGTAAGTCCATCATCTTGCAATGGTCGCCGTATCGCAATGAGGTGGATCTTATGAAGCAG TTTGATGACATTGGACCGCATGGAACtaaagttattgttttcaaTTTATGGTTTACTGATGATGAGACGTTGGAGTTTGAATTCGAAAGTGATCCTGAG GATGTTTGCCTACAAGGTTCTAATAATTTTAAGAACATAAATGGGAAAAACTTAACAAGTGAAGTGCACATCGGCATCCGATACCGTTATTCCCTCCGA GTATACTTGTCCATTTTATACTTGCGAGTTCCACAGAATTTCAAAATCATACTGCGTGGAAAAGTTGTGGAGCATCACAGTGTAGCAAGTGATCTCAAATATCCAGAGATCATCTTGTACAGACCTCACACTGGGGGCACTAAGGAG GAAGTATTAGCAACAATAGGCTTTCTTAAGGAAGCTCCTCAAGTCAACATCCATGGCTTCTGTGTCTATCATAAAAACCGTCTTATACTG CCATATTGGCAGGTTTTAAGCTATGATAGGAGTAGAGGAAGAGGTGTGGTAG GGGTCTTGGAAGCCAACTTTATAGAGCCTACTCATAACAAGCAAGATTTTGAGAGGACTTCCCTCTTTCAAAAGCTTGAAGCTCGATTGAAGGACATGGCTTGGGAATATTG GGATTGTCACTGTGGACTTATTGGCTATCAGATTAAAAAACCAATTCGAGCACCCGTATCTTCCCTAGACTCAGCTGACGCGCATCCAAGTTTTTCTAGAAATGAACCTCTTGACACAAATACAAGTTTGAATTTTGCTCGAGTACCTGTTCATCGGGATGATCACGTGGTTAATTTGCGTGCTGATTCTGTATTTCAAAATGATCAAAGCAGCATTCAACAACGTG GTGTCAAGAGGACAAAAGAAGATGTTTTGCTTGCTCTTGGAAACGGAATAATGCAG CCTGCCTCTCAGGCTGCCAGGCCGAGGAATGACAAGGGAGCTCTGGTGTTGATGCAGGAAAATAAAAAGCTTGTTGCAAA